A stretch of the Panicum virgatum strain AP13 chromosome 9N, P.virgatum_v5, whole genome shotgun sequence genome encodes the following:
- the LOC120691465 gene encoding non-specific lipid-transfer protein 2P-like produces MAKAVAVAVLVALLLVAAAGAGGAAAQQCDASGLAVCAPAIIGGAAPTGGCCTSLRAQQGCFCQYARNPAYSSYINSPGARGLLTACGIAIPRC; encoded by the coding sequence ATGgcgaaggcggtggcggtggcggtgctggtggcgctgctgctggtggcggcggcgggcgcgggcggggcggcggcccaGCAGTGCGACGCGTCGGGGCTGGCGGTGTGCGCGCCGGCGATCATCGGCGGGGCGGCGCCCACGGGGGGGTGCTGCACCAGCCTGCGCGCGCAGCAGGGGTGCTTCTGCCAGTACGCGCGCAACCCGGCGTACAGCAGCTACATCAACAGCCCCGGCGCCCGCGGCTTGCTCACCGCCTGCGGCATCGCCATCCCGCGCTGCTAG
- the LOC120687603 gene encoding myosin-7-like isoform X1, whose product MFRSRWRGGGGKAKAVFKLQFHATQVPELGWEAMMVVVTPQDAGRPTARSEPAEVAGGACRWAAPILEATKLPAGKDKIYQFLVYETGSSKAALLGEATVNLAEYADALKPSAVTLPLKGSPGALLHVTIQRVVGGAGGCGDDASSENGDASPPVVKTLQRTTLQSQLSRFEDEDREKERAAGDAMSPVQDGLLIRKPPGMRFPSRRNTAMSVDPAGHLDNGSSFDAVSVSGSDGSSGRYTPKTSASMNNTFLPDSGSVLSPFANNGTLRNPLTSSGDWSGSSAPDASTDGSTSNSGEAGLRGEEDDVEKLRSEIATLTRKLDVSDMELQTLRKQIVKESRRGQDLSKEMSSLREERDALRRECEGLRVAKKMIHDSNGSGKRLSDGEDPWSQIEELKQELSHEKNLNADLRVQLQKMQESNSELLLAVKDLDELVEQKNREISILREDTHEDPQEVEYEHALSIVHNSGHKIALSETSSEQEKEDELMLDALAKKRDDISTSELEKKIMELSNEIELYKKDREDLEMQMEQLALDYEILKQENHDISSRLEQTQLREQLRMQYECSAHLAIISDLEANVESLDNELQTQAKKFEADIAEIMSAKVEQEQRAIKAEESLRKIRWNNATTAERLQEEFKVLSSQVSSAFSANERHLVQARKEVAELQLQKSQLEELLQKAQGDLGSIQDQHRVKVQQLITLVDFKSKEIDRLLMELKSKSDEFQNQKRCDEAKLSTLSEEVDLLNAKIEKLSSERDELFEKNEQKDKELAGISEKDAQLQGKAAEITSLNKELALLKDQVKMHLEELHNLKCSKNEKEETIGKLQIDIGSLKLQCENLKTLLSKKESEKDNLASQVLKLRRSLQTREGAKTNGVNADVKDNQHTNHKRVKHNTGSTGSTTALPGTNRQSAEGDCNCNGQDMRNATEQSSKELASLKERNKTMEEELKELHERYSEISLRFAEVEGERQQLVMTVRSLKNSLR is encoded by the exons TTCCCGCCGGCAAGGACAAGATCTACCAGTTCCTCGTCTACGAGACC GGATCGAGCAAGGCGGCGCTGCTGGGGGAGGCGACGGTGAACCTGGCGGAGTACGCCGACGCGCTGAAGCCGTCGGCGGTGACGCTCCCGCTCAAGGGCAGCCCCGGCGCGCTGCTGCAC GTGACCATCCAGCGGGTGGTGGGTGGCGCCGGTGGGTGTGGAGACGACGCGAG CAGTGAGAACGGCGACGCTTCGCCACCGGTGGTGAAGACTCTGCAGAGGACTACGCTGCAGAGCCAGCTGAGCCGGTTTGAGGACGAGGACAGAGAGAAGGAGAGAGCAGCTGGGGATGCGATGAGTCCTGTGCAA GATGGATTGTTGATAAGGAAACCTCCAGGGATGAGGTTTCCATCAAGAAGAAACACGGCTATGTCAGTTGACCCAGCTGGCCATCTCGACAATGGCAGCAGCTTCGATGCCGTTTCGGTGTCTGGTTCAGATGGAAGTTCTGGGAGGTATACACCCAAAACCAGTGCAAGCATGAACAACACATTTCTCCCGGATAGTGGCAGTGTCCTCTCTCCATTTGCCAACAATGGCACTCTGAGGAACCCATTGACTAGTTCTGGTGACTGGTCAGGAAGCTCAGCCCCTGATGCTAGCACAGATGGGTCAACGAGCAATTCTGGTGAGGCAGGGTTAAGAGGGGAAGAGGATGATGTGGAGAAACTAAGAAGTGAGATAGCCACTTTAACAAGGAAATTGGATGTCTCAGATATGGAGTTGCAGACACTCAGAAAGCAAATTGTGAAGGAGAGTCGGCGTGGGCAAGATCTCTCCAAGGAGATGAGTAGCctgagggaggagagggatgcACTCAGAAGAGAATGTGAAGGACTCAGGGTGGCAAAGAAGATGATCCATGATTCGAATGGCTCAGGTAAACGGCTCTCAGATGGGGAAGACCCATGGTCACAGATTGAAGAACTGAAGCAAGAGCTGAGTCATGAGAAGAATCTAAATGCAGATCTTCGTGTACAACTGCAAAAGATGCAGGAATCCAACTCTGAGCTGCTTCTGGCTGTGAAAGATCTTGATGAACTGGTGGAGCAAAAGAACAGAGAGATTTCCATTCTGCGAGAGGATACACATGAGGATCCACAAGAGGTAGAATATGAGCATGCTCTGTCAATTGTGCACAATTCTGGACACAAAATAGCCTTATCTGAAACAAGTTCAGAACAAGAGAAGGAAGATGAGCTTATGCTGGATGCACTTGCAAAGAAGCGCGATGATATTTCTACCTCTGagcttgaaaagaaaattatggAGTTGAGCAATGAAATTGAGTTGTACAAGAAAGATCGTGAGGATCTTGAGATGCAAATGGAGCAACTTGCACTGGATTATGAGATTCTGAAGCAAGAGAACCATGACATATCCTCGAGGCTGGAGCAAACACAACTGAGGGAGCAACTAAGGATGCAATACGAGTGTTCAGCTCATTTGGCTATAATAAGTGATCTTGAAGCCAATGTTGAGAGCTTGGATAATGAACTCCAAACACAGGCTAAAAAGTTCGAGGCTGACATAGCAGAAATAATGAGTGCAAAGGTGGAACAAGAGCAACGGGCCATTAAGGCTGAGGAGTCTCTAAGGAAGATAAGATGGAACAATGCAACTACTGCAGAACGACTACAGGAGGAATTCAAGGTCTTGTCTTCGCAGGTATCTTCGGCTTTCAGTGCAAATGAACGGCATCTTGTGCAAGCAAGAAAAGAGGTTGCAGAGCTGCAGTTACAGAAGAGCCAGTTAGAAGAGTTACTTCAAAAGGCCCAAGGAGATCTTGGATCAATTCAGGATCAGCACCGGGTTAAGGTTCAACAGTTAATAACACTGGTGGATTTCAAGTCAAAGGAGATTGACAGGTTACTGATGGAGCTCAAAAGCAAGAGCGACGAGTTCCAGAACCAAAAAAGATGTGATGAGGCAAAGTTGAGCACTCTGTCAGAAGAAGTCGACCTACTTAATGCCAAGATTGAGAAGCTATCCAGTGAGAGAGATGAACTGTTCGAAAAGAATGAGCAGAAAGATAAGGAATTAGCTGGAATTAGTGAAAAGGATGCACAATTGCAAGGCAAAGCTGCTGAGATTACTTCGCTAAATAAAGAGCTTGCATTGCTGAAGGACCAAGTGAAGATGCATTTGGAGGAACTGCATAATTTAAAATGCTCGAAGAATGAGAAGGAAGAAACAATTGGAAAGCTGCAAATAGATATTGGGTCACTGAAGCTCCAGTGTGAGAACTTGAAAACTTTGCTGTCCAAGAAAGAGTCTGAGAAAGACAACCTTGCTTCTCAGGTGCTGAAGCTAAGAAGATCCCTTCAAACCAGGGAAGGTGCAAAGACAAACGGTGTAAATGCAGATGTGAAG GACAATCAACACACTAATCATAAGCGTGTCAAGCACAATACCGGCTCCACTGGGAGCACTACTGCGCTGCCAGGCACCAACAGACAGAGCGCAGAAGGTGACTGCAACTGCAACGGGCAAGACATGAG GAACGCCACTGAGCAGTCATCAAAAGAGCTGGCCTCTCTGAAAGAGAGGAACAaaaccatggaggaggagctgaaGGAGCTGCATGAGCGCTACTCTGAGATCAGCCTGCGGTTCGCCGAGGTGGAGGGCGAGCGGCAGCAGCTCGTGATGACGGTGCGGTCGCTGAAGAACTCCCTGCGGTGA
- the LOC120687603 gene encoding myosin-7-like isoform X2 has protein sequence MFRSRWRGGGGKAKAVFKLQFHATQVPELGWEAMMVVVTPQDAGRPTARSEPAEVAGGACRWAAPILEATKLPAGKDKIYQFLVYETGSSKAALLGEATVNLAEYADALKPSAVTLPLKGSPGALLHVTIQRVVGGAGGCGDDASENGDASPPVVKTLQRTTLQSQLSRFEDEDREKERAAGDAMSPVQDGLLIRKPPGMRFPSRRNTAMSVDPAGHLDNGSSFDAVSVSGSDGSSGRYTPKTSASMNNTFLPDSGSVLSPFANNGTLRNPLTSSGDWSGSSAPDASTDGSTSNSGEAGLRGEEDDVEKLRSEIATLTRKLDVSDMELQTLRKQIVKESRRGQDLSKEMSSLREERDALRRECEGLRVAKKMIHDSNGSGKRLSDGEDPWSQIEELKQELSHEKNLNADLRVQLQKMQESNSELLLAVKDLDELVEQKNREISILREDTHEDPQEVEYEHALSIVHNSGHKIALSETSSEQEKEDELMLDALAKKRDDISTSELEKKIMELSNEIELYKKDREDLEMQMEQLALDYEILKQENHDISSRLEQTQLREQLRMQYECSAHLAIISDLEANVESLDNELQTQAKKFEADIAEIMSAKVEQEQRAIKAEESLRKIRWNNATTAERLQEEFKVLSSQVSSAFSANERHLVQARKEVAELQLQKSQLEELLQKAQGDLGSIQDQHRVKVQQLITLVDFKSKEIDRLLMELKSKSDEFQNQKRCDEAKLSTLSEEVDLLNAKIEKLSSERDELFEKNEQKDKELAGISEKDAQLQGKAAEITSLNKELALLKDQVKMHLEELHNLKCSKNEKEETIGKLQIDIGSLKLQCENLKTLLSKKESEKDNLASQVLKLRRSLQTREGAKTNGVNADVKDNQHTNHKRVKHNTGSTGSTTALPGTNRQSAEGDCNCNGQDMRNATEQSSKELASLKERNKTMEEELKELHERYSEISLRFAEVEGERQQLVMTVRSLKNSLR, from the exons TTCCCGCCGGCAAGGACAAGATCTACCAGTTCCTCGTCTACGAGACC GGATCGAGCAAGGCGGCGCTGCTGGGGGAGGCGACGGTGAACCTGGCGGAGTACGCCGACGCGCTGAAGCCGTCGGCGGTGACGCTCCCGCTCAAGGGCAGCCCCGGCGCGCTGCTGCAC GTGACCATCCAGCGGGTGGTGGGTGGCGCCGGTGGGTGTGGAGACGACGCGAG TGAGAACGGCGACGCTTCGCCACCGGTGGTGAAGACTCTGCAGAGGACTACGCTGCAGAGCCAGCTGAGCCGGTTTGAGGACGAGGACAGAGAGAAGGAGAGAGCAGCTGGGGATGCGATGAGTCCTGTGCAA GATGGATTGTTGATAAGGAAACCTCCAGGGATGAGGTTTCCATCAAGAAGAAACACGGCTATGTCAGTTGACCCAGCTGGCCATCTCGACAATGGCAGCAGCTTCGATGCCGTTTCGGTGTCTGGTTCAGATGGAAGTTCTGGGAGGTATACACCCAAAACCAGTGCAAGCATGAACAACACATTTCTCCCGGATAGTGGCAGTGTCCTCTCTCCATTTGCCAACAATGGCACTCTGAGGAACCCATTGACTAGTTCTGGTGACTGGTCAGGAAGCTCAGCCCCTGATGCTAGCACAGATGGGTCAACGAGCAATTCTGGTGAGGCAGGGTTAAGAGGGGAAGAGGATGATGTGGAGAAACTAAGAAGTGAGATAGCCACTTTAACAAGGAAATTGGATGTCTCAGATATGGAGTTGCAGACACTCAGAAAGCAAATTGTGAAGGAGAGTCGGCGTGGGCAAGATCTCTCCAAGGAGATGAGTAGCctgagggaggagagggatgcACTCAGAAGAGAATGTGAAGGACTCAGGGTGGCAAAGAAGATGATCCATGATTCGAATGGCTCAGGTAAACGGCTCTCAGATGGGGAAGACCCATGGTCACAGATTGAAGAACTGAAGCAAGAGCTGAGTCATGAGAAGAATCTAAATGCAGATCTTCGTGTACAACTGCAAAAGATGCAGGAATCCAACTCTGAGCTGCTTCTGGCTGTGAAAGATCTTGATGAACTGGTGGAGCAAAAGAACAGAGAGATTTCCATTCTGCGAGAGGATACACATGAGGATCCACAAGAGGTAGAATATGAGCATGCTCTGTCAATTGTGCACAATTCTGGACACAAAATAGCCTTATCTGAAACAAGTTCAGAACAAGAGAAGGAAGATGAGCTTATGCTGGATGCACTTGCAAAGAAGCGCGATGATATTTCTACCTCTGagcttgaaaagaaaattatggAGTTGAGCAATGAAATTGAGTTGTACAAGAAAGATCGTGAGGATCTTGAGATGCAAATGGAGCAACTTGCACTGGATTATGAGATTCTGAAGCAAGAGAACCATGACATATCCTCGAGGCTGGAGCAAACACAACTGAGGGAGCAACTAAGGATGCAATACGAGTGTTCAGCTCATTTGGCTATAATAAGTGATCTTGAAGCCAATGTTGAGAGCTTGGATAATGAACTCCAAACACAGGCTAAAAAGTTCGAGGCTGACATAGCAGAAATAATGAGTGCAAAGGTGGAACAAGAGCAACGGGCCATTAAGGCTGAGGAGTCTCTAAGGAAGATAAGATGGAACAATGCAACTACTGCAGAACGACTACAGGAGGAATTCAAGGTCTTGTCTTCGCAGGTATCTTCGGCTTTCAGTGCAAATGAACGGCATCTTGTGCAAGCAAGAAAAGAGGTTGCAGAGCTGCAGTTACAGAAGAGCCAGTTAGAAGAGTTACTTCAAAAGGCCCAAGGAGATCTTGGATCAATTCAGGATCAGCACCGGGTTAAGGTTCAACAGTTAATAACACTGGTGGATTTCAAGTCAAAGGAGATTGACAGGTTACTGATGGAGCTCAAAAGCAAGAGCGACGAGTTCCAGAACCAAAAAAGATGTGATGAGGCAAAGTTGAGCACTCTGTCAGAAGAAGTCGACCTACTTAATGCCAAGATTGAGAAGCTATCCAGTGAGAGAGATGAACTGTTCGAAAAGAATGAGCAGAAAGATAAGGAATTAGCTGGAATTAGTGAAAAGGATGCACAATTGCAAGGCAAAGCTGCTGAGATTACTTCGCTAAATAAAGAGCTTGCATTGCTGAAGGACCAAGTGAAGATGCATTTGGAGGAACTGCATAATTTAAAATGCTCGAAGAATGAGAAGGAAGAAACAATTGGAAAGCTGCAAATAGATATTGGGTCACTGAAGCTCCAGTGTGAGAACTTGAAAACTTTGCTGTCCAAGAAAGAGTCTGAGAAAGACAACCTTGCTTCTCAGGTGCTGAAGCTAAGAAGATCCCTTCAAACCAGGGAAGGTGCAAAGACAAACGGTGTAAATGCAGATGTGAAG GACAATCAACACACTAATCATAAGCGTGTCAAGCACAATACCGGCTCCACTGGGAGCACTACTGCGCTGCCAGGCACCAACAGACAGAGCGCAGAAGGTGACTGCAACTGCAACGGGCAAGACATGAG GAACGCCACTGAGCAGTCATCAAAAGAGCTGGCCTCTCTGAAAGAGAGGAACAaaaccatggaggaggagctgaaGGAGCTGCATGAGCGCTACTCTGAGATCAGCCTGCGGTTCGCCGAGGTGGAGGGCGAGCGGCAGCAGCTCGTGATGACGGTGCGGTCGCTGAAGAACTCCCTGCGGTGA